In Candidatus Nanoarchaeia archaeon, the DNA window ATGGTGAAGCTTTTAACCAGGTGGTCGCGAGTTCGAATCTCGTCCGGCCCATGCCTATCAACATGAAGTTTGACATCACCAATCATTCGTTGGTTCCGAAACATAGTATATTGAGTGAAAAGGAGAAGGCGGACCTCCTCGAGAAGTATCAGATATCCATGAATGAACTGCCAAAAATCCTCAAGACCGATCCTGCGATCAGACATCTTCCGGTGAAAGAAGGGAATATCATTAAGATTGTCAGGGAAAGCCCGACTGCCGGAAAAGTGGTGTTTTTCAGGGGAGTCATAAGTTCGTAAAATGAGGAAATATTCTAAAGTATTGCTTCAAAGTTTCTTCAGGGAGTACAGCCTGGTGAACTCAGATATTGAGAGTTTTAATTATTTTATCGAGAAGCAGCTCCAGGAGATTGTCGATGAGAACAAGGAGATTGAGCCCACAATTATCCCCCACAATATTGACAGTTTTAAGATACGGCTTGATAAGATATGGGTTGTAAAACCAGAGATAACAGAGGCTGATGGAAGCAAGCGGAACATTCTCCCCATTGAAGCGCGCCTCAGGAAGATCACCTATGCTGCCCCTTGCTTTATCGAGGTGAGCGCGCATGTCAACGATGTCCAGCGGGAATCTTTCACCACCCAGATTGGGAGCGTTCCCATCATGCTCAAGAGTAAATTATGCCATTTGAATGGCTTGGACAAGCAGAAGTTAATCGAAGCAGGCGAGGATCCTGAAGATCCGGGCGGGTATTTTATTATTAACGGGACAGAGAAAGTGCTTGTGAACATCGAAGATCTGGCTCCGAACAACCTCCTGGTTGAAAGGGAGAGGACCGGGGTTTCCGACTTTACGGCAAAGATGTTCTCGGAGCGCGGATCCTTCAAAATCCCTCATACCATGGAGCGCCTGAAGGACGGGGTTTTCTATCTGAGCTTCACCCGCGTAAAACGAATTCCTGTGGTGGTTATTATCAAGGCGCTCGGTCTGCTCAAAGATGAGGATATTATGCACCATGTCAGCAGCGAGAGGCAATATGATGAAGTGCTGATCAATCTCTACGAATATATTGATATCAAGAATCAGGAAGAGGCGGTGGATTGGATCGCGAAGAAGATCGGAATCACACAGTCCAAGGACATTCGCGTGCAGCGGATGTATGAGATTTTGGATAAGTACCTCCTGCCGCATCTCGGCATCGAAAAAGAGAGCCGGATGTTCAAGGCATATAACCTCTGCAAGATAATACGAAGGTTCCTGAGTGTAGCCAACGGAGAGAGCCCGGTGGATGATAAGGACCATTATATGAACAAGCGCCTCAAAAGCTCAGGGGATCTCCTCGCAGACCTTTTCCGGGCAAATCTCAAAGTGCTGATAGGGGATATGCTGTACAATTTCCAAAGGATTGTAAAGCGAGGGAAATTCCCGAGCATCAAGATAATTATCAGGGACAAGCTGTTGACGCAGAGGATTTACAGCAGCATGGCAACCGGGAATTGGGTGGGCGCCCGGAAGGGAGTGAGCCAGAGAATCCAACGGATCAACTTCCTTGAAACATTATCGCATCTTCAGCGGGTTGTATCTCCATTAAGCGCAACCCAGGAAAACTTTAAGGCGCGAGAGCTGCATGCAACGCATCTTGGGAGACTCTGCCCAATCGAGACCCCTGAAGGAACAAACATCGGTTTAAGGAAGAACCTTGCGCTTCTCAGCCAGGCCTCAGGTCAGACGCCAGAAGAGGAGATTATGAAATCCTTGAAAAACTATGGTTTGAAGCCAGTACAATGAGCGAAGTCTATCTCAACGGAAAATATGTAGGGACAGTTGACGACGGATCCGAGTTCGTCTCCCATCTGATTAGAGATAGGAGGAAGGGAGTTATCCATTCAAATGTGAACGCAGCCTATAAAGATGCAAGTGATGAGGTTGTAATCGAATCCGGGAAGGGGCGCGTGCGGCGGCCACTCATTGTAGTGCACGATGGGGTGCCTCTGCTCACCGAGAATCATGTAAAGCAGATCCAGAAAGGCGAGATGAAGTGGAAAGACCTCATCGAGCAGGGAGTGGTAGAGATGCTGGACGCCATGGAAGAAGAAAAGAGCCTCGTTGCATTCAATGAAGACGAGCTGAGCATAGATCACACGCATATGGAGATCAGCCCAATCGTGATGCTTGGCCTTACTACTTCTCTCGTTCCTTTTGCAAATCACAACCAGTCCTCAAGGCTCAATGCTGGATCGAAGAACCAGAAACAGGCAGTTGGGTTGTATGCTTCAAACTTTGCGGTGAGGATGGACATGGACGTCAATGTTCTGAACACCCCCCAGATACCGTTAGTAGGGTCTATCATGCACGAGATCAGCGAGTACGAAAAGCATCCTGCGGGGCAGAATGTCATCGTCGCAATCATGAGTTTCATGGGCTACAATATGGAAGACGCAATCATCCTCAATCAAGGATCTGTGGATCGGGGGCTTGGGAGATCCACGTATTTTAGGC includes these proteins:
- a CDS encoding DNA-directed RNA polymerase subunit H, giving the protein MKFDITNHSLVPKHSILSEKEKADLLEKYQISMNELPKILKTDPAIRHLPVKEGNIIKIVRESPTAGKVVFFRGVISS
- a CDS encoding DNA-directed RNA polymerase subunit B''; the encoded protein is MRKYSKVLLQSFFREYSLVNSDIESFNYFIEKQLQEIVDENKEIEPTIIPHNIDSFKIRLDKIWVVKPEITEADGSKRNILPIEARLRKITYAAPCFIEVSAHVNDVQRESFTTQIGSVPIMLKSKLCHLNGLDKQKLIEAGEDPEDPGGYFIINGTEKVLVNIEDLAPNNLLVERERTGVSDFTAKMFSERGSFKIPHTMERLKDGVFYLSFTRVKRIPVVVIIKALGLLKDEDIMHHVSSERQYDEVLINLYEYIDIKNQEEAVDWIAKKIGITQSKDIRVQRMYEILDKYLLPHLGIEKESRMFKAYNLCKIIRRFLSVANGESPVDDKDHYMNKRLKSSGDLLADLFRANLKVLIGDMLYNFQRIVKRGKFPSIKIIIRDKLLTQRIYSSMATGNWVGARKGVSQRIQRINFLETLSHLQRVVSPLSATQENFKARELHATHLGRLCPIETPEGTNIGLRKNLALLSQASGQTPEEEIMKSLKNYGLKPVQ